From a region of the Trueperaceae bacterium genome:
- a CDS encoding AI-2E family transporter, whose amino-acid sequence MDQETRQQRRFDLRFALSWLGLILLGLAIVALLWYGGKVFLLVFAGILVAVVIRAPTGFLVRVTGMPDKLAYALVLLLLLAVLVGFGMLVGPKVLNQAGQFSERVPTIVDNARDYLESRSWGRWIVDQLGLAGGGGDAGGQAAGGGQELGAAAGAPDRGAADAGAADAGAADGGAADAGAAAERALPPSQPGANGGPGAGAGAGQGGQEQAAAAQPQAGGPAGGDNGGGMAVASVASRVTGITSAIMTTLAHLALVVVLGLFLAVNPGLYRRGLVRLFPAEAQQRAGEVVDELGRTLTYWLMGQLALMFITGLLTGIGLLILGIPLALALAFFVFLMEFIPFVGPIIGFIPILIMAATKGGSTVLWALVLYLAVQQIEGNILTPLIQQRAVALPPALTVSAVFLGGALFGPIGVILATPLIAVVYVLVKMLYVHDSLGQRVDVPGKTEAV is encoded by the coding sequence GTGGACCAGGAAACGCGACAGCAACGACGATTCGACCTGAGGTTCGCGCTCAGCTGGCTCGGCCTGATCCTCCTCGGCCTGGCGATCGTGGCACTCCTCTGGTACGGAGGCAAGGTGTTCCTGCTCGTGTTCGCGGGAATCCTGGTCGCGGTCGTGATCAGGGCGCCGACCGGCTTCCTCGTCAGGGTTACGGGGATGCCCGACAAACTCGCCTACGCGCTGGTCCTGCTTCTGCTTCTGGCGGTCCTTGTGGGCTTCGGCATGCTCGTGGGTCCGAAGGTGCTCAACCAGGCCGGCCAGTTCAGTGAAAGGGTCCCCACGATCGTCGATAACGCTCGCGACTACCTCGAGTCACGCTCCTGGGGTCGCTGGATAGTCGATCAGCTGGGGCTCGCCGGGGGCGGAGGAGACGCCGGTGGGCAAGCTGCCGGGGGCGGCCAGGAACTCGGTGCGGCCGCCGGTGCGCCGGATCGTGGTGCTGCAGATGCGGGTGCGGCGGACGCGGGTGCGGCGGATGGGGGCGCGGCGGACGCGGGCGCGGCGGCCGAGCGGGCCCTGCCCCCGAGCCAACCGGGCGCCAACGGTGGACCCGGCGCCGGTGCCGGTGCCGGGCAAGGCGGCCAGGAGCAGGCTGCCGCTGCTCAGCCGCAAGCTGGCGGGCCGGCGGGTGGCGACAACGGCGGGGGCATGGCGGTGGCCAGCGTGGCCTCCAGGGTCACCGGGATAACCAGTGCGATCATGACCACCCTCGCCCACCTCGCACTGGTCGTGGTCCTCGGCCTTTTCCTCGCGGTGAATCCGGGCCTCTACCGACGCGGCCTGGTGAGGCTCTTCCCTGCGGAAGCGCAGCAACGGGCCGGTGAAGTGGTGGACGAGCTGGGCCGTACCCTCACGTACTGGTTGATGGGTCAGCTCGCGCTCATGTTCATCACCGGCCTGTTGACCGGAATCGGCCTGCTGATCCTCGGCATCCCGCTGGCCCTCGCGCTGGCCTTCTTCGTATTCCTGATGGAGTTCATCCCGTTCGTGGGACCGATAATCGGTTTCATCCCGATCCTCATCATGGCGGCTACGAAGGGCGGCTCGACGGTCCTGTGGGCGCTCGTGCTCTACCTGGCCGTTCAGCAGATCGAAGGCAATATCCTCACGCCGCTCATCCAGCAGAGGGCGGTCGCGCTACCGCCGGCGCTCACGGTCTCGGCGGTATTCCTGGGCGGCGCCCTGTTCGGACCGATCGGCGTCATCCTGGCGACACCGCTGATCGCGGTGGTCTACGTGCTCGTCAAGATGCTCTACGTCCACGACTCCCTCGGCCAACGAGTCGATGTGCCGGGCAAGACCGAAGCGGTCTAG
- a CDS encoding DUF4126 domain-containing protein, whose translation MEPIALILLGIGLAAATGFRVFVPPLMMALGHQLGWIDLPGEAGWLENPTALALLGVATFAELIAFYVPFVDNLLDAVATPAALVAGTLVAGTVFPDVAPWLDWTAAAIVGGGAAGTVQMFTSLTRATSTGTTAGLGNPIVATGEWVSAVLLTVLSFIAPVLAGVAVLALIVFGVRLLSRRRKGRGVGGVQGR comes from the coding sequence ATGGAGCCGATCGCGCTCATCCTGCTGGGCATCGGCCTGGCGGCCGCCACCGGTTTCCGGGTGTTCGTTCCGCCGCTCATGATGGCGCTTGGCCACCAGCTCGGCTGGATCGACCTGCCGGGTGAGGCCGGCTGGCTGGAGAATCCTACTGCGCTGGCCCTCCTCGGGGTGGCAACCTTCGCCGAGCTGATCGCCTTCTACGTGCCGTTCGTCGATAACCTGCTCGACGCCGTCGCTACTCCCGCTGCCCTGGTGGCAGGCACCCTGGTTGCCGGAACCGTTTTCCCCGACGTGGCTCCCTGGCTCGACTGGACCGCCGCGGCGATCGTGGGCGGGGGCGCAGCCGGCACCGTCCAGATGTTCACCTCCCTTACCCGAGCCACCTCGACAGGAACGACGGCCGGCCTGGGGAACCCGATAGTCGCCACGGGCGAGTGGGTGAGCGCGGTTCTGCTGACGGTCCTGTCGTTCATCGCCCCGGTGCTCGCTGGAGTGGCCGTGCTCGCGCTCATCGTGTTCGGCGTACGCCTCCTGAGCCGCAGGCGAAAAGGCCGCGGTGTCGGCGGCGTACAGGGCCGCTGA
- a CDS encoding SDR family oxidoreductase, whose amino-acid sequence MNLGLEGKRALVTAASGGLGFATARALAQEGAKLAICSRDEGRAAAAAGKIGDDTGAEVHSYAADVSDAGSLEELFGSAVSALGGLDIMVCNAGGPPPGGFARLGEEEWDRAYQLTLQSVVRSVRLAVPHMRQAGGGSILALGSSSVKSPIPNLLLSNVFRPAVHGLCKSLSVELAGEGIRVNLLSPGRVETERIMQLDRARAENEGKPLDEVKKASLAAIPLGRLGRPEEFGRVAAFLLSDAASYMTGSSVIVDGGMVSCL is encoded by the coding sequence GTGAACCTGGGATTGGAAGGGAAGCGGGCGCTCGTCACCGCAGCCAGTGGCGGGCTCGGTTTCGCAACTGCCCGAGCCCTCGCCCAAGAGGGCGCCAAACTGGCGATCTGCTCTCGAGACGAAGGTCGGGCGGCCGCAGCAGCCGGGAAGATCGGCGACGACACCGGGGCCGAGGTCCACTCGTACGCTGCCGACGTGAGCGACGCGGGCTCCCTCGAGGAACTGTTCGGGAGCGCCGTTTCGGCCCTCGGCGGGCTCGACATCATGGTGTGCAACGCCGGCGGTCCGCCACCCGGCGGCTTCGCCAGGCTGGGCGAGGAGGAGTGGGACAGGGCCTACCAGCTGACCCTCCAGAGCGTCGTCCGCAGTGTCCGCCTGGCCGTGCCCCACATGCGTCAGGCGGGCGGCGGTTCGATCCTGGCGCTGGGGTCATCCAGCGTCAAGAGCCCGATACCCAACCTGCTGCTGTCGAACGTGTTCAGGCCCGCGGTGCACGGACTCTGCAAGTCGCTGTCGGTCGAACTCGCTGGCGAAGGCATCCGCGTCAACCTCCTCTCACCCGGCCGGGTCGAGACGGAGCGGATAATGCAGCTCGATAGGGCTCGCGCCGAGAACGAAGGGAAGCCGTTGGACGAGGTCAAGAAAGCGTCGCTGGCTGCGATTCCGCTGGGCAGGCTGGGTCGGCCCGAGGAGTTCGGCAGAGTCGCCGCCTTCCTACTGTCAGATGCCGCTTCCTACATGACCGGGAGTTCGGTGATCGTGGACGGTGGAATGGTGAGCTGCCTGTAG
- a CDS encoding dihydrodipicolinate synthase family protein has product MTRFTGVYTIMPTPFRDDGELDLPSLERLTDFLVGLGVDGVVVLGVMGEAPKLGEEEQAQVIRTTVAAAAGRIPVFAGSGAAGTELAIRKSRRAIELGAAGLLVAPPPVQNDAVILEYYRRVGAAAERPLILHDYPAATGITMSPELVARLHQEVAEVEVIKLEELPSGPKVSAIRKLGSPISIVGGLGGMFFLEELERGSDGMMTGFSFPELLASIFRAYVQGNRVECRRLFYDACPLLRWEFQPGIGLALRKEIYRRRGAIASAFVRHPGTQIDDSLRAELDNVIDYCGLSGSLSVAA; this is encoded by the coding sequence ATGACCCGCTTCACAGGCGTATACACGATAATGCCCACCCCGTTCAGGGACGACGGGGAGTTGGACCTCCCCAGCCTCGAACGTCTGACCGACTTCCTCGTGGGCCTCGGCGTCGATGGAGTCGTGGTGTTGGGAGTGATGGGCGAAGCCCCCAAACTGGGCGAAGAGGAGCAGGCGCAAGTGATCCGAACGACGGTGGCGGCAGCGGCCGGGCGCATCCCGGTCTTCGCCGGCAGCGGGGCCGCCGGCACCGAGCTGGCGATACGCAAGAGCCGCCGCGCTATCGAACTTGGCGCCGCCGGCCTGCTGGTCGCCCCACCTCCGGTGCAGAACGACGCCGTCATACTCGAGTACTACCGACGTGTTGGCGCCGCCGCCGAGCGACCCTTGATCCTTCACGATTACCCGGCGGCGACCGGAATAACGATGTCCCCCGAACTGGTGGCCCGCCTGCATCAGGAGGTAGCCGAGGTCGAGGTGATCAAACTGGAAGAGCTTCCGTCGGGGCCGAAGGTGTCTGCCATCAGGAAGCTTGGCTCCCCCATCTCGATAGTGGGCGGGTTGGGCGGGATGTTCTTCCTCGAGGAGCTCGAGCGCGGCAGCGACGGCATGATGACCGGCTTCTCGTTCCCCGAGCTGCTTGCCTCGATCTTCCGCGCTTACGTGCAGGGGAACAGGGTGGAGTGCAGGCGCCTCTTCTACGATGCCTGCCCCCTGCTCCGCTGGGAGTTCCAGCCGGGTATCGGCCTGGCGCTTCGCAAGGAGATCTACCGGAGGCGCGGAGCGATCGCCTCGGCGTTCGTCCGTCATCCAGGAACCCAGATCGACGACTCGCTCAGGGCCGAACTCGACAACGTGATCGACTATTGCGGCCTGAGCGGGTCGCTGTCGGTGGCCGCGTGA
- the rpoD gene encoding RNA polymerase sigma factor RpoD — protein sequence MAKTKVKEATATEAPAVPAWLSAEPIVGLVQHGQEAGSLDTEEISAAFNKTIEAVGADSEELNFEDLMEHLESKGIAISDLAEDEVIEDDLDEELGDDEESEDIDREELEARAEAMADSRVKTNDPVRQYLQEIGRVKLLTLEEEISLARRIEEGEEARRRLDEEASALSDREQRQLRRIVEDGDLARQHLIEANLRLVVSIAKKYNGRGMSFLDLIQEGNQGLIRAVEKFEYRRRYKFSTYATWWIRQAINRAIADQSRTIRIPVHMVETINKLTRASRRLQQELSREPTYEEIADAMGPEWNAEKVEEAFKLTREPFSLETPIGDEEDSFYGDFIPDENVESPVDQASKIILSEELDEALGKLNEREAMVLKLRKGLVDGREHTLEEVGSHFGVTRERIRQIENKALRKLKYHESRTRKLRDFLE from the coding sequence ATGGCGAAGACCAAGGTGAAGGAGGCGACCGCGACGGAAGCGCCGGCGGTGCCGGCCTGGCTGTCGGCGGAACCGATCGTCGGGCTGGTCCAACACGGTCAGGAGGCTGGATCGCTCGACACCGAGGAGATCAGCGCCGCCTTCAACAAGACCATCGAGGCCGTCGGAGCCGACAGCGAAGAGCTGAACTTCGAAGACCTCATGGAACACCTCGAATCCAAGGGGATCGCCATCTCGGACCTGGCCGAGGACGAAGTCATCGAGGACGACCTCGACGAGGAGCTCGGTGACGACGAGGAGAGCGAAGACATCGACCGGGAGGAGCTCGAGGCGCGGGCCGAGGCGATGGCCGACTCGCGTGTCAAGACGAACGATCCGGTCCGCCAGTACCTCCAGGAGATCGGTCGGGTCAAGCTCCTCACCCTGGAAGAGGAGATCAGCCTCGCCCGCCGCATCGAGGAGGGTGAAGAGGCACGCCGCCGGCTCGACGAGGAGGCCTCTGCCCTGAGCGATCGTGAGCAGCGCCAGCTGCGGCGGATCGTGGAGGATGGCGACCTCGCCAGGCAGCATCTCATCGAGGCGAACCTGAGGCTGGTCGTATCGATCGCCAAGAAGTACAACGGCCGTGGCATGAGCTTCCTCGACCTCATCCAGGAGGGGAACCAGGGTCTCATACGTGCGGTCGAGAAGTTCGAGTACCGCCGCCGCTACAAGTTCTCCACCTACGCGACCTGGTGGATCAGGCAGGCTATCAACCGCGCCATCGCCGACCAGTCGCGCACCATCCGCATCCCTGTGCACATGGTCGAGACGATCAACAAGCTCACCCGCGCTTCCAGGCGTCTGCAGCAGGAGCTCTCCCGCGAACCGACCTACGAGGAGATCGCCGACGCCATGGGGCCCGAGTGGAACGCCGAGAAGGTCGAGGAGGCGTTCAAGCTCACCCGCGAGCCGTTCTCGCTGGAGACACCGATCGGCGACGAGGAGGATTCCTTCTACGGCGACTTCATCCCGGACGAGAACGTCGAGTCGCCGGTCGATCAGGCTTCGAAGATCATCCTCTCGGAGGAACTCGACGAGGCTCTGGGCAAGCTGAACGAGCGTGAAGCGATGGTGCTCAAGCTGCGCAAGGGTCTGGTCGACGGCCGCGAGCACACTCTGGAGGAGGTGGGCAGCCACTTCGGAGTGACCCGCGAGCGGATCCGTCAGATCGAGAACAAGGCGCTGCGCAAGCTCAAGTACCACGAGAGCAGGACCCGCAAGCTGCGCGACTTCCTCGAGTAG